Within Cnuibacter physcomitrellae, the genomic segment GCCGAGACCATCACCGCGGTCTACCCCGACGCGGTGGTGGTGCCGTACGTGCAGACCGGCGCCACCGACTCGAGGCAGTTCTCGCACCTCTCCCCCACCGTGTACCGGTTCAGCCCCTTCCACATGACCGCCGAGGAGCGAGCCGCCCTCCACGCGAAGGACGAGCGCATCCACGTCGGCGCCTACCTGACGGGCATCGCGTTCTTCGAGAGGCTGATCGCGCGCCTCTGAGACGCCAGGGGGCTAGGAGAGCTCGCCGAGCTCCGGCAGCCGGATGGGCCGGCTCGACGGCGGGAGGTCGCGGACCCGTTCGACGCCCGGGACGAGCTCGGTGAGCCACGCCTCGTACCCCGCCTCGTTGAGGTGCAGCCCGTCGTCGGTGTAGGCGTCGTTCAGGCTGCCGTCCTCGAGGGCCATCACGGGCCAGAGGTCGAGGTAGTGCGCCTTCACGGTGGCGGCGAACTGCCAGACGTGGCGGTTGATCTCGCGGAGGAACTCGGCGTACTCCGCGCCGCGCGGGAGGACCGACTGCACCAGGATGCGCGCATCCGGAAGGGCCTGACGGAGCATCACGAGGATCGTCTCGATGTTCCGCACCACCTGCTCGACGGCGCGCCGGTTGGCCACGTCGTTGGTGCCGATGAGGAGCACGACCGTGTCGGGGTCGAGCGCGGTGACCTCGTCGAGGCGCTCGATGAGCCCCTCCGTGGTGTCGCCGCCCCGGCCGAGGTTCACCGCCTCGACGTCGGGGAACCACTCCTGCCAGCGACCACCCTCCGTGAGGCTGTCTCCGGCGAAGACGATGGTGGGCTTCTCGGTCATCGGGTGCCTCCTCTTCGGGCGGGTCCGGTGGGGGTGCTCTCCATCCTCTCGGGCTCGTCGCCCCGATGCAAAGCGGCCGTCTCGCGATCCGCGGCCAGGGCGGACTCCGTGATGCGGTTGGCCATGCCGTTGAAGATGATGCCGTGGAAGGGCAGGATCGCGAACCAGTACAGGCGACCGCCGAGTCCCTTCGGGAAGAAGACGGCGCGCTGGTGGTATCGCGATCCCGTGCCCGTCGGCTCGACGCTCATCTCGAGCCAGGCCCGGCCCGGCACACGCATCTCGGCGCGGAGCCGCAGCGACCGGGGCCGGTCGATCTCCTCGACGCGCCAGAAGTCGAGGGCGTCGCCGATGGCGAGCCTGCGCGGATCCCGTCGGCCGCGCCGGAGCCCGACACCGCCCACGACCTTGTCCATCCAGCCCCGCAGCGCCCAGGCCAGCGGGAAGGAGTACCAGCCGTTCTCACCACCGATGCCCTCCACGACGGTCCAGACGGCCTCCGGGGAGGCGTCGGTCGTCCGGTCCTTCACGTCGGTGTAGACCGTGTGGCCGGCCCAGTCGGGATCGCTCGGCAGCGGATCGGCCGGCGCGCCCTGCACGTCGGAGTCCTGCCAGCTCGTCTCGACCTCGCCGTCGCGGGTCTTCTGCAGCGCTCGGCGCACGGCCAGGCGGTACGGCGAGAGTCCCTCTTCCGGATCCGGGATCCAGCGGGCGATGTCGTGCTCCCGGGCGACGCACTCGTACTGCAGGCTGGCGATGATGGGCACCGCGAGCGACCGCGGGATGGGCGTGACGAGGTTAACCCACTGCGAGGCGAGCCAGGGCGTGAAGACGGGGAGCGAAGCGATCGGACGCTGGTGGAGTCCCGCTTCGAGCGCGTACCCGTTCATCATCTGGCCGTACCGCAGCACATCCGGGCCGCCGATGTCGAAGGTGCGGTTCACCTCCGGCGGCAGGTCCGCCGCCGCCACGAGGTAGTAGAGCACGTCGCGGATCGCGATGGGCTGGATGCGGTTGCGCACCCAGCGGGGCGCGGGCATGTACGGGAGAACCTCGGTGAGGTGGCGGATCATCTCGAACGACGTCGACCCGGATCCGATGATGACCCCGGCCTGGAGCGCCGCCGTCGGGACGCCGGAGGCGAGGAGCACCTCACCCACCCGGGTCCGGGAGCGCAGGTGCGGGCTCAGCTCCTCGCCGTCCGGGTGCAGGCCGCCCAGGTACACGATGCGGCCCACGCCCGCGGACTCCGCGGCCTCGGCGACGCCACGGGCCGCGTCCTCCTCGGCCTGCTCGAAGTCGCCGCCCGAGCCCATCGAGTGCACCAGGTAGTAGAGCACGTCGACGTCGGCGACGGCCTGCGCGACGGCGTCGCGATCCCCGAGGTCGCCGACGGCCACCTCGACCTCATCGGCCCACGGCACGTCTCGGAGCTTCTGGGGGTTCCGCACCAGCACCCGCACGGTGAACCCCGCCTCGAGCAGTCGAGGCACGAGCCTGCCGCCCACGTATCCGGATGCGCCGGTCACCAGCGCGCGTCGAGTCGTCATGTCCCTCACACGCTAGCCCCGACCGCCCGGACCCGCTCGCCTCAGCGTCGTCGCTCGTCCTCCAGGAGGACCGGGCGCGAGACCACGACGCCGACGATCGCCGAGGACGCCCCGACCGCACCCAGCACGACGAGGGGGACGGTCCACGCGCCCGTGGCCTCGTGGAGCACGCCGACCAGCAGGGGGCCGAGCGCGCTCAGCGCGTACCCGCCTCCCTGCACGAACGCGCTCAACGCGACGGCGCCCTCGTGGGTCCTCGTCCGCAGCGAGATGAGCGCGAGCGACAGCGGGAAGAGCAGCGGACCGAGGCCGATGAGCGCGACCCACAGCCAGATGGCGGAGGACGGGGCGAGCAGCAGCCCCAGGTATCCGGCGACGTAGAACCCGGACCCCGTCAGGATGAGAGGGAGCACGGAGCGCATCCGCGCCGCCAGGACGGGGACCAGCAGCGCCGCGGGCAGTCCCATCACGGCGAAGAGCGACAGCAGAGCGCCCGCCTGCTGGTCGGTGACACCGGCGACGTCCGTCAGCACCTCGGGCATCCACGCGAACATCGCGTACGCGTTGAAGCCGGTGGCCGCGAACATCGCCAGCAGCGACCACGCCACGACCGATCGGTGGACCCGTCCGTTCCAGGCGCGCTCGGGGACGTCCGCCTCCGGATCCGTCGCGCGCGCCCGCCGGCCCTCGCGGACGAGCAGGAGGATCCAGGGGATCATCGTCGCGACGGCGAGCACGCCCCAGATGCTCAACTCGAACCGCCAGCCCGCGGCATCCGCCACCGGCACGGCGACGAGCGGCGGCACCGTCGCCCCGATCGCGAGGGCGGTGGCGTAGACGCTCGTCATCAGCCCGATGCGCTCCGGGAAGTACTTCTTGGTCAGCGGCGGTAGCAGGACGTTGGCGACCCCCATCCCGGCGAACGTGATCACGCTGCCCAGCAGGAGCACGGGGTACGACGTCGCGAGTCCCCGGACGACGTCGCCCAGGCCTATGGCGGCCAGGGCCACGACGAGCAGCGCCTCGATGCCCAAGCGTCGCTGGAGCGGCGGGGTCAGCAGACCGAACGCGGCGAAGCAGAGCGGCGGCAGCATCCCCAGGATGCCGAGGCCGGCCGCGCTGAGCGGGATGTCGGCGCCCACCTCGTCGACGACCGGCGACAGGGCGGCCACCGAGGTGCGGAGGTTCAACGCGAGGACCACGATGCCGACGAGCGCCAGCACCCCGCCGGCCCGGCGGCGAGCCGTCTCGCTCACGCGGCGGGCGTCACGAGAGCATCTCGCGGATGCGCCGGACGTCGTCGTCCATCTGCGCGATGAGCGGCTCGACCCCCGTGAAGCGCACCTGACCGCGCACGCGGTGCAGGAAGGCGACCTCGACGAGATGGTCGTACAGGTCGAGCTCGCGGTCGAGCACGTAGGCCTCCACCTGCTTGGGAGGCACGCCCTCGAAGGTCGGGTTGCTGCCCACGGAGATCGCGGCCGGGTACACCCGGTCGCCGTCGGTGAGCGTGCCGGCGTAGACGCCGTCGTCGGGGATCAGCCCCTCGCAGTCCGGGGAGAGGTTCGCCGTCGGGTAGCCGAGCTCGCGTCCGCGGGCGGCCCCGTGCACGACCACGCCGCGCACCGAGGGGGCCCGCCCGAGCAGCTCCGTCGCGCCCTCCACGTCGCCCTCGGCGAGCAGCTCGCGGATCCAGGTCGACGACACCTTTCGGTCGCCCTCCGGCCGCACGTCGGCGACGACGTCGACCTCGAAGCCGAGTGCCGGGGCCAGGCTCCGCAGCGTGTCGATGGACCCCGCGCCCTTCGCCCCGAAGCGGAAGTCCTCGCCGACCATGACGAACTGGGCTCCGCAGACGTCGCGGAGGACCCGGGCGGCGAACTCCTCCGGGCTCATCGCGGCGAGCGTGGCGTCGAAGGGCAGCAGGAGCGTCGCCTCGACCCCGGCCTCGGCGATGAGGTCGAGCCGCTGGGCGTTGCTCACCAGGGGCGCCGGACGGGCGGCGGGATCGAGGTGCGCGAGGGGATGGCGGTCGAACGTCACCACGACGCTCGTCAGACCGCGTCGGCGGGCGACGCCCACGAGCTCGTCGATGACGGCTCGATGTCCGCGGTGGAGGCCGTCGAACTTGCCGATCGTGACGGCGCTCGGTCCGAACCCGCTCGGGACCTCCTCGAGCGACCGGAAGACCTTCATGCCTGCGACCGCCTCGTGCGGTAGAGCCAGAGCATCCCGAGCACGGGCAGCACCAGGGGCACGAACAGGTAGCCCATCCCGAACCAGGACCACACGGACGCGTGGGCGAAGAGCTCGGGATGCGTGAGGCTCAGAGTGCCGACCGTGAGCACGCCCACCAGCTCGAAGGAGATGGTGATCCACGCCACCCGGTACCAGACCCGTCCGGGCGCGATCAGGGCGATGGTGGCCACGATGTAGACGACGGCCGCCAGGGCCGAGAGCGAGTACGCGACGGGCGCGTCGTCGAACTCCCGCACGATCTGGACGAACGAGCGCCCGGTCGCGGCGAGGGCGAGGATGCCGTACACGACGACGAGCACCAGGCCGATGCCCCTGGCGCGAGGACGACGCTGCTTCGGAGTGCTCTCGACGGGAGCTGCGGGGTTCTGGGTCGCCATGGCGGATACGAGTCTAGGCCATCGCCCGTTCCGCTCGGCGGCCCGCGCCCTGTGCGCCGAGGCCGGTCAGACGCCCTGGACGAGCCAGATCTGGTTCATGCGCCAGACCATGACCGCGATGGCCAGGCACACGGCGCCGATGACCACCGTGCTCCACCGACTCCGCTCGACGAGCGCCCAGAAGCCGCCGGCGATCGGCAGCAGGATGGCCGACACCAGGTACACGTAGAACTCGAGGGGGTCCCCGCTCGGCGGGTTGCCGACCGCGGGCGCGATGAATGTCACGACGAGCTGCACGATCAGCAGCAGCTCCACCAGCGCCAGGGCGCCCATCGTGAGGTCGCTCGGCACGCGTCGCAGGAGGCCGAGGACGACGCAGAGGATGCCCGCTGCCACGGCGATCAGGACCTGCGCGATGCTGAACCAGACGACCACGTCAGCCCTCCGCCCCGTCGGTCGGGAAGTTGACGAGCGTGCGCGCGATGCCCCGGTCGACCCGGACGAGACCGATGAGACGCCCGTCCTCGGCGATCGCGGCCACCGGCCCGGCTGTGTCGGAGTGCTCCACCGGGATCCGTTTGCCCTGGCTCAACGCCACGGCACCGACGGCGTCGAGACGCACCACCGGGAAGAGCCGTTCCGCGGTCGCGGCGGCGCCGAGCAGCTCCGGCCTCTCGTCCGGCAGGCTCGCGCCGTCGACCGCCTCCGTGACCGCGAACGGGCCGATGGCCGTCCGCCGGAGCGCCGTGAGGTGGCCGCCGACCCCCAGGGACGTCCCCGCGTCGCGCGCGATCGCACGGATGTACGTCCCGGAGGAGCAGCGCACCACGATGTCGACGTCGATCACGTCGTGTCCGTCGACGACGAGACGCCGGGGCTCGGCGGTCCGCGTGATCGACTCGATGGTCACCGAGCGCGGCGCGAGCTCCACGTCCTCCCCCGCCCGCACGCGCGCGTACGCCCGCCGGCCGTCGACCTTGATCGCGCTCACGGCGCTCGGCACCTGCTGGACGTCGCCGACCTGACCGGCGAAGGCCGCGTCGATCGCGGCATCGGACACCGTCCGGCTCGGCGCCCAGGCGACGACCTCGCCGTCGGCGTCGTCGCTCACCGTGGAGGCGCCGAGCCGGACGGTCGCCCGGTACTCCTTGCCGAGCCCTACGACGTACGTGAGGAGCCGCGTCGACGCGCCGACGCCCAAGACGAGGAGCCCCGTCGCCATGGGGTCGAGCGTCCCGGCGTGGCCCACCTTGCGCGTTCCGAGGGCACGCCGGGCGCGAGCGACGACATCGTGGCTGGTGATCCCCTGGGGCTTGTCGACGAGCAGGATGCCGCTCTGCGGCGCCGGGGGTGCGATCACCCGAGCAACGCTAACAGCTGACGGCCGAGCATCGTCCGCGCCCGTGGGCGGAGCACCCGCCGTCAGCAGCTGTCGGCGAAGACACGACGCGGATGCGCCGGATCGGCCGCGTCGACGATCGCCGTGGCGCCGAAGCGCGGTCCCGCCTCCGCCTGGTAGAGCTCGTCCGCGCCCCGGAGCACCTCGGGCACGTCCGCCCAGCGCGTCTCGACGTAGACGGTCGCGTTGAACCGCCCGCGCAGGCCGGGACGCTGCAGGAACGGCCCATCGAGCACCAGGTAGGCGTCGGGGCCGGCGGTGGTCCAGGCCGACTCCGCGACGGTGTCGCGCTCGGCGTCGAACGCCCGGAGCTGGAAGCCGGTGCTGCCCCCCAGCTTGAAGGGCGCGAGCAGCACCCGCTGAAGCGTCGGGACGTCGTAGCGATCGAAGTACTCCCCCGCGGCCGTGGCCGGCACGCGCTCGGCGGGCATCCGGAAGTCGTCGAGGCTCGCGCGGACCACCTGGCGCCCGTCGCGCCGGAAGGCATGGGCCAGCTCGTCGGCGATCGGCCGGGTGCCCGCGATCCCGTCGACCGCGACAGCGATGCGTCCGCGACCGTAGTTGTGGGTGATCTCGGCGGCGAGCCCGTCGGCCAGCAGCGAGGCGGGAGTGGTCTCGAGCTCCATGGATCCAGTGTACGAGCGGCGATGCGTACAGTGGTCGGGTGCCGAGCGCCCGAACCGACCTCCAGGATGCGGTGATCGAGTGGTTCGCCCTCGAGGCCCGCGATCTCCCCTGGCGACGACCCGGCTTCAGCCCGTGGGGCACCCTGGTCTCGGAGATCATGCTGCAGCAGACGCCCGTGGTCCGGGTCGTCCCCCGTCTGGCGGAGTGGCTCGAGCGCTGGCCCGAGCCTCGCGACCTGGCCGCGGATGCACCCGGCGAGGCCGTCCGGATGTGGCGGTCCCTCGGCTATCCGCGCCGAGCGCTCCGGTTGCACGCCTGCGCGGTGGCGATCGTCGAGCGCTTCGACGGGCGCGTGCCCGACGACGTCGAGGACCTGCTGTCGCTCCCCGGCATCGGCGACTACACCGCGCGCGCCGTGGCGGTGTTCGCCTACGGGCGACGCGCCCCCGTGGTCGACACGAACGTGCGGCGCGTGATCGCCCGCGCGGTCGAGGGAGCCCCGGACGCCGCCGCCCCGAGCGCCCGACGCGACCTCGCGGCGATGGACGCACTCCTCCCCGCCGACGTCGTCGACTCGACCCGGTTCAACGCGGGGATGATGGAGCTCGGGGCTCTGACCTGCACCGCCCGCTCACCGCGGTGCGAGACCTGTCCGGTGGCGACGGTCTGCGCCTGGAGACGGCGAGGTTACCCCGAGGACGAGGTCGCGCGCCGACCCGTGCAGAAGCGCTACGAGGGCTCCGACAGGCAGGCCCGCGGGATCCTGCTCGCCGCGGTCCGCGATGCGGACGCGCCGGTCGGGGAGGCGGCGCTCAGGCTCGCCCTCCCCGACGTGGCCCGGTTCGGACGAGCCCTGGATGGACTCCTCACCGACGGCCTGCTCGAGCAGGCCCCCGACGGACGGTTCCAGCTGCCCGGACTCGCTCAGTCCTCGTCGTCGTCCTCGTCGGCCTGACGCGGCTTCACGTACGGGTCCTCTTCGCCGGCGTAGCTCGCCGACTTCGCGAGCGACTCCACCTCGGCGTCCCGAGCGTGCGCCTCGGCCAGCAGGCCCTCGATGTGCTGCGCGTTCTCGGGGATCGCATCGGCGATGAACTCGAGCGACGGCGTCAGCCTCGCGGTGATGTTGCGACCGACCTCGGTGCGGAGCATGCCCGTCGCCGCCTTGAGGGCGGCGGCCGAGT encodes:
- a CDS encoding SGNH/GDSL hydrolase family protein, with the protein product MTEKPTIVFAGDSLTEGGRWQEWFPDVEAVNLGRGGDTTEGLIERLDEVTALDPDTVVLLIGTNDVANRRAVEQVVRNIETILVMLRQALPDARILVQSVLPRGAEYAEFLREINRHVWQFAATVKAHYLDLWPVMALEDGSLNDAYTDDGLHLNEAGYEAWLTELVPGVERVRDLPPSSRPIRLPELGELS
- a CDS encoding SDR family oxidoreductase — protein: MTTRRALVTGASGYVGGRLVPRLLEAGFTVRVLVRNPQKLRDVPWADEVEVAVGDLGDRDAVAQAVADVDVLYYLVHSMGSGGDFEQAEEDAARGVAEAAESAGVGRIVYLGGLHPDGEELSPHLRSRTRVGEVLLASGVPTAALQAGVIIGSGSTSFEMIRHLTEVLPYMPAPRWVRNRIQPIAIRDVLYYLVAAADLPPEVNRTFDIGGPDVLRYGQMMNGYALEAGLHQRPIASLPVFTPWLASQWVNLVTPIPRSLAVPIIASLQYECVAREHDIARWIPDPEEGLSPYRLAVRRALQKTRDGEVETSWQDSDVQGAPADPLPSDPDWAGHTVYTDVKDRTTDASPEAVWTVVEGIGGENGWYSFPLAWALRGWMDKVVGGVGLRRGRRDPRRLAIGDALDFWRVEEIDRPRSLRLRAEMRVPGRAWLEMSVEPTGTGSRYHQRAVFFPKGLGGRLYWFAILPFHGIIFNGMANRITESALAADRETAALHRGDEPERMESTPTGPARRGGTR
- a CDS encoding MFS transporter, with the protein product MSETARRRAGGVLALVGIVVLALNLRTSVAALSPVVDEVGADIPLSAAGLGILGMLPPLCFAAFGLLTPPLQRRLGIEALLVVALAAIGLGDVVRGLATSYPVLLLGSVITFAGMGVANVLLPPLTKKYFPERIGLMTSVYATALAIGATVPPLVAVPVADAAGWRFELSIWGVLAVATMIPWILLLVREGRRARATDPEADVPERAWNGRVHRSVVAWSLLAMFAATGFNAYAMFAWMPEVLTDVAGVTDQQAGALLSLFAVMGLPAALLVPVLAARMRSVLPLILTGSGFYVAGYLGLLLAPSSAIWLWVALIGLGPLLFPLSLALISLRTRTHEGAVALSAFVQGGGYALSALGPLLVGVLHEATGAWTVPLVVLGAVGASSAIVGVVVSRPVLLEDERRR
- a CDS encoding bifunctional riboflavin kinase/FAD synthetase; the encoded protein is MKVFRSLEEVPSGFGPSAVTIGKFDGLHRGHRAVIDELVGVARRRGLTSVVVTFDRHPLAHLDPAARPAPLVSNAQRLDLIAEAGVEATLLLPFDATLAAMSPEEFAARVLRDVCGAQFVMVGEDFRFGAKGAGSIDTLRSLAPALGFEVDVVADVRPEGDRKVSSTWIRELLAEGDVEGATELLGRAPSVRGVVVHGAARGRELGYPTANLSPDCEGLIPDDGVYAGTLTDGDRVYPAAISVGSNPTFEGVPPKQVEAYVLDRELDLYDHLVEVAFLHRVRGQVRFTGVEPLIAQMDDDVRRIREMLS
- the truB gene encoding tRNA pseudouridine(55) synthase TruB, producing the protein MAPPAPQSGILLVDKPQGITSHDVVARARRALGTRKVGHAGTLDPMATGLLVLGVGASTRLLTYVVGLGKEYRATVRLGASTVSDDADGEVVAWAPSRTVSDAAIDAAFAGQVGDVQQVPSAVSAIKVDGRRAYARVRAGEDVELAPRSVTIESITRTAEPRRLVVDGHDVIDVDIVVRCSSGTYIRAIARDAGTSLGVGGHLTALRRTAIGPFAVTEAVDGASLPDERPELLGAAATAERLFPVVRLDAVGAVALSQGKRIPVEHSDTAGPVAAIAEDGRLIGLVRVDRGIARTLVNFPTDGAEG
- a CDS encoding A/G-specific adenine glycosylase — its product is MPSARTDLQDAVIEWFALEARDLPWRRPGFSPWGTLVSEIMLQQTPVVRVVPRLAEWLERWPEPRDLAADAPGEAVRMWRSLGYPRRALRLHACAVAIVERFDGRVPDDVEDLLSLPGIGDYTARAVAVFAYGRRAPVVDTNVRRVIARAVEGAPDAAAPSARRDLAAMDALLPADVVDSTRFNAGMMELGALTCTARSPRCETCPVATVCAWRRRGYPEDEVARRPVQKRYEGSDRQARGILLAAVRDADAPVGEAALRLALPDVARFGRALDGLLTDGLLEQAPDGRFQLPGLAQSSSSSSSA
- the rbfA gene encoding 30S ribosome-binding factor RbfA, with product MVDQARARKMADRIKEIVAKRLDRGLRDPRLGFVTITDVRVTGDLQHASIFYTVYGTDQERADSAAALKAATGMLRTEVGRNITARLTPSLEFIADAIPENAQHIEGLLAEAHARDAEVESLAKSASYAGEEDPYVKPRQADEDDDED